Genomic window (Oryza sativa Japonica Group chromosome 3, ASM3414082v1):
TCTTAATTtaatttcaaaaagaaaaagaagagaaaatggTCCCAATGGTCgagtagtagtaattaattaattaatcagagaaggagaaaaaaaaatcaggcgaTGATGCAGCCGTAGCCATCGGCCTCCACCTcgtagaggacgacgccgccgccgggggcggcggcgcactGGCAGGCGGGGCGGCAGGAGTTGCAGCCGgggcagcacggcggcggcggcggtgggcagggcggcggcgggtcgggcTTCTTGGGAGGGTCGTCGGGCTTCTTGGGCGCCTCGGGCTTCTTCTCCGGCTCGACGCTGACGACCTCCGCCGCGAACTTGGCCTTGCGGAGCTCGCCCACCACCTGCACCACGtccacctcccccaccaccgtCATCGTCCCCTTCTCATCGTCCGCCGCCAGCGACTTCACCCCTGCAAAATTaatcaattcaattcaattcaattcagCTCCATCGATGATGATTCAAGCTGCAGTTGCACCTGATTCATCCAACAAATTAGTACCTGGGATCTTGGCCACCACGGTCATGGCGACGGCCTTGCACTTGGCCCGGACGAAGTCCACCTTGATCACGATCTTCTGCAAGATTTCAGTTAGGATTAAGTCTCTAATATAATCGCAATGCATATAGCCATATACGACGAACTGGAAGTGGAAGAGAGGAAGAGCAAGCTGACCTTGGACGACATGGcgggcgatcgatcgagctagcgcgaggaggaggaggaagacgaagtgGAGCAGGTGAGGTGAGAGGGTGAGGAGCTTTGATGCTAAGAAAGGGAGGTTGCGTGTATCTCGCCATAATTGAATCAGTATGGATCGACATCGATCTGCGTCATTATACGAGCTTTGCAAATTAAACTAATTGTCGTAACTATTCCAATTCGATTGATTAGTGTGTTAAATTGCTGAAATGGTCAACAGCTTTAACGaattctttgttttttcttttctctctctgagCACAATGCTTTGCATTAGAGAACGCATTTCACATTTGTTCTTCTCGGAGGTAAGCCGGCGGTGTCAGATCACCCGTACTTTTgtaaatatatttctttttggtGAGTTGTTCTGGGTGATTGATCTGATATATATATGAGATTAAATAATCAGAAgggattataaaaaaattacagctAGTGTTTTGTTCTCTCAAGGCAGAGATTGTGTGttgaataaatattttattgccGATCACAATCTTATAAAGAATCAGTGCACTTTATTTTGAGCGATAACGATTTGTCTCAATCAGCCGCCTCTTGCCTTTTTCTAATCTTCTCCTGCAATCTGTCCCTAGTAATGCACAGGATAATATATAACCTTTAACTGATTACTCGTTAAGTTTCATAATattatctcctttttttttcaagaatccAGATGCGGCGCGCTCTTGTTAATTGCTTCGAGAACGTGGATGCATGTACTTTCTCTGAACTCATCAGAGGTCAAGCACGAAGACTTTTGATTACGTAGATCGAGGTGAAGCCTGATTAAACATTGATCAGTACGTATGACAGTATTCAGTCAGCAGTCACTCTCTCAGAGGATGAGTATAATACTACAGATTAGAATGTTAGAGAGATGTTTCAAAACATTTTCTCTACACTAATCTAAGGACTAATAATCCATCCACGGGAACATCGTGTGCGTGACATGAGGGATTGGTATCTCCAA
Coding sequences:
- the LOC107276793 gene encoding heavy metal-associated isoprenylated plant protein 43 isoform X1, coding for MSSKKIVIKVDFVRAKCKAVAMTVVAKIPGVKSLAADDEKGTMTVVGEVDVVQVVGELRKAKFAAEVVSVEPEKKPEAPKKPDDPPKKPDPPPPCPPPPPPCCPGCNSCRPACQCAAAPGGGVVLYEVEADGYGCIIA
- the LOC107276793 gene encoding heavy metal-associated isoprenylated plant protein 43 isoform X2 produces the protein MSSKIVIKVDFVRAKCKAVAMTVVAKIPGVKSLAADDEKGTMTVVGEVDVVQVVGELRKAKFAAEVVSVEPEKKPEAPKKPDDPPKKPDPPPPCPPPPPPCCPGCNSCRPACQCAAAPGGGVVLYEVEADGYGCIIA